From Oncorhynchus gorbuscha isolate QuinsamMale2020 ecotype Even-year unplaced genomic scaffold, OgorEven_v1.0 Un_scaffold_816, whole genome shotgun sequence, one genomic window encodes:
- the LOC124020431 gene encoding N-acetyllactosaminide beta-1,3-N-acetylglucosaminyltransferase 2-like encodes MAGLRRKLKFLVTLMTVNLFIFILVFHGGGGGQDKGHNKVLVPSKRFWSKLAPSQAYWNRQQQRLDLQHNPILASSNSNNTSDDDVRPVPDWLNDTGLNPDPCQPDYRVTTHVKDYNSLPPRFKDFLLYMRCRSYPLVVDQPHVCQKTRRGEPPFLLLAVKSLAPHFDRRQAIRQSWGRAGVLANRTVVTVFLLGNTTAVDHHPDLSEMLRYENAHHRDILQWDYRDSFFNLTVKEVLFLDWMTTRCPGAQFVFKGDDDVFVNTLRILAFLKGLTGPRARDLFVGDVITNAGPNRDKKVKYFIPESLFVGKYPPYAGGGGYLYSGDLARRLHGASQHVPLYPIDDVYTGMCLRKLGLGPEKHKGFKTFDIEEKYRRNPCAYKGLMLVHSRTPQEMIQIWAWLNDPNLTCQ; translated from the exons ATGGCGGGCCTGAGGAGGAAGCTGAAGTTTCTGGTGACGTTGATGACGGTCAATCTCTTCATCTTCATCCTAGTGTTccacggaggaggaggaggacaggacaagggacacaacaag GTCCTTGTCCCCTCCAAGCGCTTCTGGTCCAAACTGGCTCCTAGTCAGGCCTACTGGAACCGCCAGCAACAGAGACTGGACCTCCAACACAACCCCATCCTCGCCTCCTCCAATAGTAACAACACTAGCGATGATGATGTCAGACCTGTCCCTGATTGGCTCAACGACACGGGGCTGAACCCTGACCCGTGCCAACCGGATTACAGAGTCACCACTCACGTGAAAGACTACAATTCCCTACCTCCTCGTTTTAAAGACTTCCTGCTCTACATGCGCTGTCGGTCGTACCCTCTAGTGGTGGACCAGCCTCACGTCTGCCAAAAGACCCGGAGAGGGGAGCCGCCCTTCCTCCTACTGGCCGTCAAATCCCTCGCTCCTCACTTTGACCGCCGCCAGGCCATCCGCCAGTCGTGGGGTCGAGCCGGCGTCCTCGCCAACCGGACGGTTGTCACGGTGTTCCTGCTCGGCAACACCACGGCCGTGGACCACCACCCAGATCTGTCGGAGATGCTGCGCTATGAGAACGCTCACCACCGGGACATCTTGCAG TGGGACTACCGGGACTCGTTCTTCAACCTGACCGTCAAGGAGGTGCTCTTCCTGGACTGGATGACCACACGCTGTCCTGGAGCTCAGTTCGTCTTTAAAGGGGACGATGACGTCTTTGTCAATACGTTGAGGATCCTGGCCTTCCTCAAGGGCCTCACGGGGCCCCGGGCAAGGGACCTGTTTGTAGGGGATGTGATCACCAACGCGGGGCCGAACAGGGATAAAAAGGTGAAGTACTTCATCCCAGAGAGTTTGTTCGTTGGCAAGTACCCGCCATACGCAGGCGGAGGGGGGTATCTGTACTCCGGGGACCTGGCCAGGCGGCTGCACGGAGCCTCGCAGCACGTACCTCTCTACCCCATCGACGACGTCTACACAGGGATGTGTCTGAGGAAACTGGGGCTGGGCCCGGAGAAGCATAAAGGCTTCAAGACGTTTGACATTGAGGAGAAGTACAGGAGGAACCCGTGTGCCTATAAGGGTCTGATGCTGGTACACAGCCGGACACCGCAGGAGATGATCCAGATCTGGGCCTGGCTCAATGACCCCAACTTGACCTGTCAGTAA